In Streptomyces liangshanensis, the DNA window CGACGGTATGGCCCAGTTCGGCCAGTGTCACGGCGGCGGCCCCGTACGCCGCGGCGCAATCCGGGTGGAGCACGGCGTCCGGCACCATGGGCGCGCGCAGGCCGGCGATCCGCAGCCGTCCGGGCTCCCGGCGGGCGTGGTCGAGCAGGGTCCCGCCGCCCGGATAGCCGGGAGCCGTGTACACGTCGCCCGGCATGCGTCCGGCCATCGCGTCGACGAGCGCCGCGGCGTCGGCGACCGTACGGGCCAGCGCCCCGTGGGTGGACAGGCCGGTGATGTCGGGCCGCGACGGGCCGTTGCTGATGCGGCCCCTGCTGGGCTTGATCCCGACGAGGCCGCAGGCGGAGGCCGGGATGCGGACGGATCCGCCGGCGTCGGTGCCGTGGGCCAGCGGGGCGAGGCCGGCGGCGACGGCCGCGGCGGACCCGCCGCTGGACCCGCCCGGGGACCGCTCCGGGTCCCACGGGTTGCGGGTCGGCGCGCCGAGCCCGTTCTCCGTGTAGCAGGGCAGGGCGAACTCGGGGAGGTTGGTCTTCCCGAGCAGGACCGTGCCGGCCTCGCGCAGCCGGGTGACGACGTGGTCGTCCAGGTCCCCGATCCGGTCGGTGAAGGCCCGGGAGCCCGAGGTGTACCGCACGTCGGCGACCTGGACGAGGTCCTTCACGGCCAGCGGGACGCCGTGCAGCGGGGACAGCCGTGTGCCGTCCCGCCTGGCGTCGGCCGTGTCCCGGTCGGCCGCGGACGCCTGTTCCCTGGCGAGGTCCGCGGTGACGGTGAGGTAAGCGCCGAGCGCCTTGTCCTCGCGGTCGATGCGGTCGAGATAGTGGTCCGTCAGCGCGACGGAGGACAGCTCGCCCCCGGCGATGGCGGCTCCCTGTTCGAGAGCGGTCAGATCATGGAGTTCGGCCATGGAGTAGTGCTCCGCGGTAGTGGGGGGTGGGTGGCACGTGAGCCCTGGTCAGGCCTGGGCGCCCCGGGAGAGCTTGAGGAGCTTCGGCGCCAGTGAGGCAAGTTCGCCGACCCAGCGCAGCCGTGTCGCCAACTGCCCCCAGTTGGAACGGATCTCCTGGTGGACGTCGATGTAGACCTCGGGCCGCACCTGCTCCCCGGCGAGGAGCTTCACCACCATGTGGGAGGTGATGGCGCCGAACGTCAGTGCCACATAGGTGACCTGGGGGAAGCTGTAGTCGGGACGGCCCAGGTTGTCCTTGACCTCGGTGAGCATCTCGACGGGGACGTACCGCAGCGGGATCGCCTTGAGGAGCAGCTGCCACGAGGTGAGTTCCTCGATGTCGGACTGGCTGATCGCTCCGTCGAACGGCTTGCGCACGGTCCGGTAGTCGTAGCACCGCACGTACTGCGCGCCCGCGATGTCCCAGCCCGTGACGAGCGGCAGCTTGCGTGCCACGGCGGTGCGGTGGAGCAGGTGCTTGGCCCGCCAGCCCGACATGGTGGTCACGTCGATGCCGTCGACGATGACCTGGCAGTCGGCCGTCAGCTGCTCGATGGTGTCCTCGCCGACGCCCTGGGTGAAGACGGCGGTCTTGGCATGGGGATTGATGCCGAGGATCCGCTCGGAGGCGACGAGGGCCTTGTTGCGGTCGGTGTCGGCCGCGGTGGCGCTCTGCCGGTTGAGGTTGTTCACCTCGTACTCGCCCGGGTCGGCCAGCAGGAAGTTCCGGGCGCCCAGGCGGACCAGGGGTTCCACGGCGGCGCCGCCGATCGACCCGCAGCCGGCGACCAGGACGGTCGACGTGCGCAGGGCGTCCTGCTCGGCCGCGCTGACCACGCCCCGGTTGCGGGTGGTCAGTTCGGCGTAGAACTCGTCGGGGCTCAGGCCGCCGACGGTGGCGGCCGGCGGGGTCGCGCCGGCCGTGTCCTCGGTGAGGTCATCCTCGGTGATCACTTGTGCCGCCCTTTCCGAGCTGCTCCGCGTGCTGTCGTGCCTGTCGCCGGGACGCCACCTTGCACGCGTTCATGCGGGTGACCATGTCCTTGAGCGAGACGAGGCCGGGCTGTTCGTCGAGGTGGCCCCGGATGAGGTCCATGTACGCCCCCAGGTCGGGGGGTACGGGGGCCACGAAGGGGACGGCCACGACGTCCTGGTGGTAGATCGGGGCCATGAGGTCGGACTCCGGGAGGTTCGGGGTCGTCCCGCGCGGCACCTGGAGGTCGAAGCCGGTGAGCCTGAAGTGCCTCAGCGCCACGTGCTCCTTGGCGTCGCCGAACACCACCCGTACCTGGTCGCCGATGTCCACCATGGTCTGCCCGAGGCCGAGCAGCAGGTGCCAGGGCACGCGCTCCGCGGTCCCGCCGGGGGCCATGTGGAGGTCCCGTACGAAGCGCTTGATCTCGAAGACCTGGTGGGTCCCGAGTCCCGGCGCGGCGAACTGCCCGAGCAGGTCGATGCGGTGGGCGGTCTCGGTCGAGAACCGGTAGCGCCTCGGGTGGTCCAGCGGCAGGGGCACCTGGTCGGCCGTGCAGGCGAGGCTGATGTAGCCGCGGATCCGGCCGGTCCTGGTGCACAGGCTGATGGTGTGGATGTTCTGCACGCCCGGCGGGTGGGTGACCGTCTCGCGGAAGACCGCCCGCTGGTAGACGAGCCGCGAGGAGATCCAGCCGAGGCGCAGGTACTGGACGAGGCGGAAGCCCATGATCCCGTTGAGGTAGCGCAGCGGGAGCTGGTCGTCCGTGACGGTGAGGGTGATCAGGTGGTCCCGCTCGTCGTGCCGGTAGTAGAGCGGGGCGCCCTTGAGGTGCTGCGGGAGGTCGCGGAAGTCCATCGTGGAGTGCAGGTGGACGATGTCCCTGACGAACCGGTTCTGCGGGTCCTTCAGGAGTTCCGGGGCCTCCCAGGCGGGGCCGGTGGCCGACCCCTCGTGTCTGGTTCCGGCGTCTGCTGTCGCGGCTAGGGTCATGCGCGTTCCTCGTCGTAGAGACTCTCGGTGATCGCGAGCGCCAGCACCTCGGGCGTGCCCTCGTAGATCCGGGCGCCGTAGGCGTCGCGCAGGCGCTTCTCCAGCCCGAAGGACTTGAGGTAGCCGCGGGCTCCGGCCAGGGACATGGCCAGGTCGGCGACGTCGATGGCGACACGGTCGGCGAAGTACTTCGCGACGGCCGGCTCGTACTGCGGGGCGGGCAGTTCGTTGTCCACCTTGTGGGCGGCGCGCAGGTAGAGCAGCCGGGCGGCGTCGACCTTGGAGGTCATCTCGGCGAGCTTGGCGGCGGTGAACTGGTGCTCGCGCAGCGGGCGTCCGCCCTGGACGCGGGTGTCGCACCAGTCGATCGCCAGGGCGAGCGCGCCCCGGGCCACGCCGGTGGAGATGCCGGCGACGGAGGCGCGCGCCATGTTGCTCTGCGCGATGTTGATCGCCATGCCGTCGCCCTCGTCGCCGATCATGTTCTCGGCCGGAATACGGACGTTCTCGAAGGTCAGCTCGCTGCCGAGGCACAGGCGGTAGCCCAGCTTGTCGGCGACGGGGCCGCGCACCACGCCGGGCAGGTCGAGCGGCACCATGAAGGAGGTCAGGCCGGTCGCGCCGGGGAATCCCTCCATGTTGGCGAAGACCGAGGCGAAGTTGGCGACCTGGGCGTTCGTGATGAACCGCTTG includes these proteins:
- a CDS encoding ThiF family adenylyltransferase, with the translated sequence MITEDDLTEDTAGATPPAATVGGLSPDEFYAELTTRNRGVVSAAEQDALRTSTVLVAGCGSIGGAAVEPLVRLGARNFLLADPGEYEVNNLNRQSATAADTDRNKALVASERILGINPHAKTAVFTQGVGEDTIEQLTADCQVIVDGIDVTTMSGWRAKHLLHRTAVARKLPLVTGWDIAGAQYVRCYDYRTVRKPFDGAISQSDIEELTSWQLLLKAIPLRYVPVEMLTEVKDNLGRPDYSFPQVTYVALTFGAITSHMVVKLLAGEQVRPEVYIDVHQEIRSNWGQLATRLRWVGELASLAPKLLKLSRGAQA
- a CDS encoding acyl-CoA dehydrogenase family protein — its product is MSDAYDNTLELNFDVLPGELEKFRLRVREFAQDVVAPRVQDLDAAPADDFDWDMVTQGHSIGLTRVAIPRDYGGLGFGMLGAAVALEEVATVCAGTALIFGAAMLGQAPVLLSGDPRLQARFLPLFSGDAPVLACNAVTEEEAGCDLIIPDNAVHARDVMTARRDGDHYVLNGRKRFITNAQVANFASVFANMEGFPGATGLTSFMVPLDLPGVVRGPVADKLGYRLCLGSELTFENVRIPAENMIGDEGDGMAINIAQSNMARASVAGISTGVARGALALAIDWCDTRVQGGRPLREHQFTAAKLAEMTSKVDAARLLYLRAAHKVDNELPAPQYEPAVAKYFADRVAIDVADLAMSLAGARGYLKSFGLEKRLRDAYGARIYEGTPEVLALAITESLYDEERA
- a CDS encoding amidase, with the protein product MAELHDLTALEQGAAIAGGELSSVALTDHYLDRIDREDKALGAYLTVTADLAREQASAADRDTADARRDGTRLSPLHGVPLAVKDLVQVADVRYTSGSRAFTDRIGDLDDHVVTRLREAGTVLLGKTNLPEFALPCYTENGLGAPTRNPWDPERSPGGSSGGSAAAVAAGLAPLAHGTDAGGSVRIPASACGLVGIKPSRGRISNGPSRPDITGLSTHGALARTVADAAALVDAMAGRMPGDVYTAPGYPGGGTLLDHARREPGRLRIAGLRAPMVPDAVLHPDCAAAYGAAAVTLAELGHTVEEVEMPADGGIVEAFTHVWSVEAASYELEPYEERELMPFTAYLRDVANAVTARQYDQALRTFRGVGQMLTDLLFGAYDVILTPTLAEPPTLTGELREDSDPAAEFARMTAFMPYTTVYNLTGLPAVSVPLSRNPDGLPTGVMLGGRYADEPTLVSLAAQLQATTAEVTPRHPAMW